The Marinobacter sp. SS13-12 sequence GGTCCAGTACGCATTCGCTGAGTTTGGCGATCAGTTTGGTTTCTTCCGCCAGGGGCAGGAAGTCACGTGGGTAAAGCAAGCCACGCTCGGGATGCTGCCAGCGTACAAGTGCTTCCAGACCCACTATCCGGTTGCTGGTGGAGCAAACCTGGGGCTGGTAGAACACCCGCAGCTCGTCTCTCTCAAGCGCCAGCCTCAGGTCCCGCTCCAGGTTCAGGCGGTTGGCGGTATCAATGCTCATGCTCTCGGAGTAGAAACGATACCCGTCCTTTCCTCGGGCTTTGACATGGTACATGGCGATGTCGGCATTCTGGATCAGGTGGTCCATCGACTCACCCGCTTCCGGATAGATGGCGATGCCGATACTCACGCCAACAAACACCTCGTGATCACCCAGCTGGAATGGCGCTCGCAGGGCCTTGATCAGTTTCTTGGAAATCTGCCGGGCATCTTCATGGCTGTGGATCGATGGTAGCAGGAGGGTGAATTCATCCCCGCCAAAGCGGGACAGGGTGTCGCCCTTGCGCAGGCAGCGTTCCAGCCTCTGGGTCACCGCCTGCAGCAGGCGGTCGCCCATGGCGTGGCCCAGGGTGTCGTTAATGACCTTGAAGCGGTCCAGGTCGAGAAACATCACCGCCAGTTTCTGTTCACTGCGGCGGGCATGGGTAATCGCCAGATCAAGCCGGTCCTTGAACAGGGCACGGTTGGGCAGTCGGGTCAGCAGATCGTGATAGGCCTGGAAGTTGATAAAGGCTTCTGCTTCCTTGCGCTCGGTAACATCGCGCGCGGTGCCGTAATAACGGGCTTCCCGGCTGGCATACTTGCCATCTTCGTCGTTGGAGTGGGGCCAGGTTTCCGGGTCGATGGGGAAGGCGGTGATTTCAAAATGCCGGTTGGCCTTGCGGCTGCCCCGGGTTTTCAGGCGTACTTCCAGGGTGCGGGGGTTGTCCGCGGAAATATTGGGGCCCTTGAGGGCATAGGTGCCCCTGGCAATGTCCCGGTCGTCCAGTATGTGGCGAAAGTGCCGGCCACAGAGCTCGGTGGGCTGGTAGCCCAGCAGGCTTTCAATCTTGCTGTTCACAAAGCAGAAATGGCCGTCGCCATCGAGCATGAACACAATGTCGGGGGAACTGTTGACGATGTAACGGTGAAGTTCTTCCGACTTCTCCAGGCGCATGCGTATGTGTTCATGGGCGCGCATCAGCGAGCGCTTGCCCAGAACGCTGTTTACAGTCGTCAGCAGTTCTTCCGGGTCAAAAGGCTTGCGGATGTAGTCCAGTGCACCCCTGCGCAGGGCCCGACTGACGGAACTGAACGAGCTTTCCCCGCTGACAACGATCACACCACAGTCTGGCTGTTCTGATGACAGCCGCTCCATGACATCGAATCCATCCACATCAGGCATGCGCAGATCCAGCATCGCCAGATCAAAGGATTCAGTCTCGAGAATCCGGTAAGCCATGCGGCCGCCTTCTGCCTCGGTGACGTCATACCCCTTGCCCTTGAGCAGTGATGCCAGGCCGGATAGCAGTCTCGGGTCGTCATCGACGACAAGAATACGTGCCTTTGCGCCGTTGCCGGTGGTCCATTCGGTGCTCGAAGGTTTCATTATTTACGCCCGTCGCTTTTCGTCATTCGTCATCGTTTTTGTTATTTGCCGCCGAGGGGAACAGTATTCGGAATGCTGTCCCTCCACGCCCTGTGCGGCAATTAATGATGCCCTCCATGTCATCAATGAGTTGTTTTACCACGCTCAGGCCGAGGCCGCTGTGGCCCTTGCCTTTGGTGGATCGAACCGGAGAAAACAGGGTGTTGCGGATGTCGGCAGGAATTCCTTTGCCTGTATCCGCTATCTCCAGTTCAACCCAGGTTTTTCCGCTTTGCCAGACAGGAGCCAGGGTGTGGATAGATACGTCGCCACCCTCGGACAGGCTCTCGGCTGCATTGCGGACCAGGTTGATCACCACTTGCCGGATCACCGCGCGCGGAACTGAAACATCGGTCGGTTCGTCGCAAAGATCCAGGGTCAATGTTTTTTCGTCGCCGCTGAAAAGACTGTCTTCCAGCAGGTCCCGTAGTGTTCGCAGTTCATCGTTCAGATTACAGGCCGCGGGCATCTCCGGAGAGTCATAGCCCGGGGTGCGGCTGATCTGCAGTAGAAGATCGCCGGCACGGTCCAGTTCATCCCGGATAACATCCAGCTCCTCCTGAACCTCGTCATCGTCAAGCCGGTTTCTCAACTGATAAATATACTGCCGGATGATGGTCAGCGGATTGCTGACTTCGTGAACCTGGCGGCGGATAGCGTCGCGGGTCAGCTCAGCGTCGATGCTTTGCTGGTTATCGTCACTGTCGGCCAACAGGGTAGCCACCGCTTGCGACAGCTTTTCGCTGAACAGTTGTCCCAGTTCTTCGGTCTGCCCGGAATTATCGTTATCGGTACCTACGGCAAAGACCCCGACGCAGTCTTCGTCACCATTAACGGGAATGGCCACCAGTGAGGGGGTCTTCAGCAGGGACAGCAATTGCCGGTCCAGCACCGTCGGCGAACGGTCGTCCAGGCAAAGGGCAACGCCACTGGTGAAAGCTTCGGTCAGCACACTGGTGGCTGGCCCGCTGGCAACCGTGAGATCGGGGATGTCGCCGTTGCTGGCAGACAGCAGGGTCAGGCCATCACCGGCCTGGCCAAAATACAGTGCCGGCAGGCCGGTGATCAGCGTCAGGCTGTTGACCGTTGCGGCCAGGTACTCCTGAGCGCTGCCGCGTATCGGCGACAGGTCCAGGGCCTGGTTGGCCATGGCCTGTTTCAGTATTGTCTGCTTGAGTTTGTGGTTGGAGTGGCTGGCATCGTATTCATCGGACAACGGTATACCAAGGGACTCGGCCACGCCACTGACTTCCTGGTCAATGCGCCGGTTGATTTCCCGCGTCAGTTCTTCGTTCAGTCCGAAAATGGTGCCGGCGGCGGCGATACCCGCGGCATCGGACTGCGCCAGCCTTGTGGCAAGGCTGATCAGTTTGACCAGGTGGCCCGCGTCGCGGATCTCTGTGGGCATGGCCTGCTGGTAGCGCATGGCGTCGGCGGCCATGGGGCCAAGGCCCCAGGAGCTGACCAGCTCCGCAGCGATGTCGGCCTGATGGTCGAAATAATACTGTTGCGTATCTCCCGGCGGCGTCTTGAGAGCAATCAATTCGCCCACGTTGTGAAGCATGCCGAGCATGAAAGCCTGGTCGGGTTCGGGGTAGCGTGTCAGCGTTGCCAGAGCACGGGCCGTCAGGGCTGTTGTCAGTGAGTGTCGCCAGAAATCCCTGAGTTGCTGCCACTGGTCTGCCCCGAGTTCATACAGGATCTGTCGCAGCGCGGCAGTCAGTACCAGGGTGTGAAAGCGGCGCGTTCCGAGTCGCAACAGGGCCTGGTCTATGCAGCGAATTTCGGCGACGGCGCCGTAAAGCGCCGAGTTGGCGAGCGCCAGCACCCGTGACACCAGCGCAGTGTCGGCAGAAACAATGTCACTAATCCTGCGGTAGCTCTCGTCCTGATGACAGGCCTCCAGCGCCCTGAGGGTAACCTCCGGGAGACTTGGTAACTGTATGTCAGGGGCAATCTGCATAAGCCTGCCTGTGTGCAATACCTGATTAGTCGTTAGATTCTGACAGTTTGTTCATGAAAAAACATCGGATCTGAGCTTAGACAATAAGCTGACTATATTAAACAGTTATTGGTCCTTTTTTGGGCAGAGTATTACCCGCCTTGTGATGTGTGTAAACTTTTTACAGATATAATGTAGTCGATGCGTTCATTTTGCGCGATCAGATAGCACGTTTTTGGCTACAGTTAGAGCACTGTCCGGGTTACACTTTGACGCAGTGCACAAAATTCCCCGAAATTGTGCCAGTCAGCGGGTCAGACGGCGCCTTATAAGAATTCATGATGGACTCCCTCACAGCCAGGCAGCACCAGAGCCAACCCAGAACACTGGCGATTACCGGTGGCAAGGGAGGTGTGGGTAAAACATCCGTCGCACTCAACCTTTCTCTTACCCTCGCCCGTGAGGGATACAGGGTTCTGCTGCTGGACGGTGACACTGACCTTGCCAATGTCAGCATTATGCTGGGGCGGTATCCGACGCGGACCCTGGCCAATGTGATGGCCGGGGAGTGTGGCCTTCGCGATGTCATTATGGAGGCAGAGTGGGGGCTACATATCATTCCTGGTGCGTCCGGAGTGGAGCAGTGTGTGGAGATGGCTGCGGATGAAAGCCTGCGTGTTCTCAGGGCGCTCTCCCGGC is a genomic window containing:
- a CDS encoding HDOD domain-containing protein, producing the protein MQIAPDIQLPSLPEVTLRALEACHQDESYRRISDIVSADTALVSRVLALANSALYGAVAEIRCIDQALLRLGTRRFHTLVLTAALRQILYELGADQWQQLRDFWRHSLTTALTARALATLTRYPEPDQAFMLGMLHNVGELIALKTPPGDTQQYYFDHQADIAAELVSSWGLGPMAADAMRYQQAMPTEIRDAGHLVKLISLATRLAQSDAAGIAAAGTIFGLNEELTREINRRIDQEVSGVAESLGIPLSDEYDASHSNHKLKQTILKQAMANQALDLSPIRGSAQEYLAATVNSLTLITGLPALYFGQAGDGLTLLSASNGDIPDLTVASGPATSVLTEAFTSGVALCLDDRSPTVLDRQLLSLLKTPSLVAIPVNGDEDCVGVFAVGTDNDNSGQTEELGQLFSEKLSQAVATLLADSDDNQQSIDAELTRDAIRRQVHEVSNPLTIIRQYIYQLRNRLDDDEVQEELDVIRDELDRAGDLLLQISRTPGYDSPEMPAACNLNDELRTLRDLLEDSLFSGDEKTLTLDLCDEPTDVSVPRAVIRQVVINLVRNAAESLSEGGDVSIHTLAPVWQSGKTWVELEIADTGKGIPADIRNTLFSPVRSTKGKGHSGLGLSVVKQLIDDMEGIINCRTGRGGTAFRILFPSAANNKNDDE
- a CDS encoding EAL domain-containing protein; translation: MKPSSTEWTTGNGAKARILVVDDDPRLLSGLASLLKGKGYDVTEAEGGRMAYRILETESFDLAMLDLRMPDVDGFDVMERLSSEQPDCGVIVVSGESSFSSVSRALRRGALDYIRKPFDPEELLTTVNSVLGKRSLMRAHEHIRMRLEKSEELHRYIVNSSPDIVFMLDGDGHFCFVNSKIESLLGYQPTELCGRHFRHILDDRDIARGTYALKGPNISADNPRTLEVRLKTRGSRKANRHFEITAFPIDPETWPHSNDEDGKYASREARYYGTARDVTERKEAEAFINFQAYHDLLTRLPNRALFKDRLDLAITHARRSEQKLAVMFLDLDRFKVINDTLGHAMGDRLLQAVTQRLERCLRKGDTLSRFGGDEFTLLLPSIHSHEDARQISKKLIKALRAPFQLGDHEVFVGVSIGIAIYPEAGESMDHLIQNADIAMYHVKARGKDGYRFYSESMSIDTANRLNLERDLRLALERDELRVFYQPQVCSTSNRIVGLEALVRWQHPERGLLYPRDFLPLAEETKLIAKLSECVLDRACRDVGQWIRDGHSDLRLAVNLSPVQVEHPRFVETLMEQIHAHGFPPENLEIEITENVIMNDLEQISQKLRELAALGVRIAIDDFGTGYSSLNYIHRLPIHTLKVDQSFVKAIRSGEDGACIVNAIVAMAHGLKLEIVAEGVETDEQLAYLKSLGCHQVQGFFYGPARPADVIEKTLGHIPARAVAF